The Deinococcus sonorensis KR-87 genome includes a window with the following:
- a CDS encoding alpha/beta fold hydrolase gives MSRLPASYSHVRRINGLLTHARVYPGPPGRPGVVIVPGLGCACWMYRRLARALQEHLTVWVYDHPGMGASQGHPCRIEQLTDHLADWLLATGQAGRPLLGHSLGGEVAIDLAARFPALTPALVLYAPTGIPENPSVAAQLARLALDLPRERPQLWLAAALAYLRTGTPRMWCLAQDQERHQTGPLIPQVRCPVLVLDGSRDVVIRAWTLEILCEHLPDAEGWQVVGGTHALMDSRPAELARLTVEFLNRRLPLR, from the coding sequence GTGAGCCGGCTGCCCGCCTCCTACTCGCACGTCCGGCGCATCAACGGGCTGCTGACGCACGCCCGGGTGTATCCCGGCCCACCCGGACGCCCCGGCGTGGTCATCGTGCCGGGGCTCGGCTGCGCCTGCTGGATGTACCGCCGGCTGGCCCGCGCCCTGCAGGAGCACCTGACGGTCTGGGTCTACGATCACCCCGGCATGGGCGCCTCACAGGGCCACCCCTGCCGGATCGAGCAGCTGACCGACCATCTGGCCGACTGGCTGCTCGCCACCGGCCAGGCCGGCCGCCCGCTGCTGGGTCACTCGCTGGGCGGCGAGGTGGCGATTGACCTGGCGGCCCGCTTTCCGGCCCTGACGCCGGCACTCGTGCTGTACGCCCCGACCGGGATTCCGGAAAACCCCAGCGTGGCGGCCCAGCTGGCGCGGCTGGCCCTGGACCTGCCGCGCGAGCGACCACAGCTGTGGCTGGCGGCAGCGCTGGCCTACCTGCGTACCGGCACCCCCCGGATGTGGTGCCTCGCGCAGGATCAGGAGCGGCACCAGACCGGCCCGCTGATCCCGCAGGTGCGCTGCCCGGTGCTGGTGCTGGACGGCAGCCGCGACGTGGTGATCCGGGCCTGGACCCTGGAGATCCTGTGTGAGCACCTCCCGGACGCGGAAGGCTGGCAGGTGGTGGGCGGCACCCATGCCCTGATGGACAGCCGTCCTGCAGAGCTGGCCCGCCTCACCGTCGAGTTTCTGAACCGCCGGCTGCCGCTTCGCTAA
- a CDS encoding alpha/beta fold hydrolase, translating to MPVSPPPLVYRSSGRRLYVRRSGSGPPLLLIHGLSGSRHWWRYNLPALEARHTVYVVELVGYGRGWGQRSLGVREAARLIGDWLQAQDMQQVAVIGHSMGGHIALRLAELEQARLSRLVLACASGLLHQRWWRMALRLPGAVVTGRPGFLPVILADSLRAGLPNLIRSSRDLLRDDVADLLPTLHLPTLVIWGERDVLVPLPLGRALAQGIPGAEFLSVPGAGHVVMVDRPATFNRAVLDFLDPQAAAS from the coding sequence ATGCCCGTCTCGCCGCCGCCCCTGGTCTACCGGTCCAGCGGGCGGCGGCTGTATGTGCGCCGCAGCGGCAGCGGCCCTCCCCTGCTGCTGATTCACGGCCTGAGCGGCTCGCGGCACTGGTGGCGCTACAACCTGCCCGCGCTGGAGGCCCGCCACACCGTATATGTGGTCGAGCTGGTCGGGTACGGGCGCGGCTGGGGGCAGCGCTCACTGGGGGTGCGCGAAGCGGCCCGCCTGATCGGGGACTGGTTGCAGGCGCAGGACATGCAGCAGGTCGCGGTGATCGGGCACAGCATGGGCGGGCACATCGCGCTGCGGCTGGCCGAACTGGAGCAGGCCCGGCTGTCGCGGCTGGTGCTGGCGTGTGCCAGCGGCCTGCTGCATCAGCGCTGGTGGCGCATGGCCCTGCGGTTGCCGGGCGCGGTCGTGACGGGCCGCCCCGGGTTCCTGCCGGTGATTCTGGCCGACAGCCTGCGTGCCGGCCTGCCGAACCTGATCCGTAGCAGCCGCGACCTGCTGCGCGACGACGTGGCGGACCTGCTGCCCACGCTGCACCTGCCGACCCTGGTGATCTGGGGCGAGCGCGACGTGCTGGTGCCGCTCCCGCTGGGCCGGGCGCTGGCCCAGGGCATCCCTGGCGCCGAGTTCCTGAGCGTGCCGGGCGCCGGCCACGTGGTGATGGTGGACCGACCCGCCACCTTCAACCGGGCGGTGCTGGACTTTCTGGACCCGCAGGCCGCCGCCTCGTGA
- the pdxT gene encoding pyridoxal 5'-phosphate synthase glutaminase subunit PdxT, producing MADAPVVGVLALQGAFREHRRRLEQLGAEVREVRLPADLAGLQGLVIPGGESTTIGRLMTDYGLWEPVRALYRRGAALFGTCAGAILLAREVHGAPPQFGEQPGLELMDITVQRNAFGRQRESFQTELQVQGLEQPVPAMFIRAPVIERVGPEVEVLARQDEQVVLARQGRLLAASFHPELTPDPRIHRLFLELLPVAVTNS from the coding sequence ATGGCGGACGCACCTGTGGTGGGCGTGCTGGCCCTGCAGGGCGCCTTCCGCGAACACCGCCGGCGGCTGGAACAGCTGGGGGCCGAGGTGCGCGAGGTGCGGCTCCCCGCCGACCTCGCGGGCCTGCAGGGGCTGGTGATTCCCGGCGGCGAGTCCACCACCATCGGCCGCCTGATGACCGATTACGGGTTGTGGGAGCCGGTGCGCGCGCTGTACCGGCGCGGCGCGGCCTTGTTTGGCACCTGCGCCGGAGCGATCCTGCTGGCCCGCGAGGTGCACGGCGCGCCGCCGCAGTTCGGGGAGCAGCCGGGCCTGGAGCTGATGGACATCACGGTGCAGCGCAACGCCTTCGGGCGCCAGCGCGAGTCGTTCCAGACCGAGCTGCAGGTGCAGGGCCTGGAGCAGCCGGTGCCGGCCATGTTCATCCGGGCGCCCGTCATTGAGCGGGTGGGTCCGGAGGTGGAGGTGCTGGCCCGTCAGGACGAGCAGGTGGTGCTGGCCCGCCAGGGCCGGTTGCTGGCCGCCAGCTTTCACCCGGAGCTGACCCCGGACCCGCGCATCCATCGGCTGTTTCTGGAGCTGCTGCCGGTGGCCGTTACCAATTCCTGA
- the pdxS gene encoding pyridoxal 5'-phosphate synthase lyase subunit PdxS, translating into MTQDSQPHQTATLQIKTGFAEMFKGGVIMDVVTPDQARIAEAAGATAVMALERVPADIRKDGGVARMSDPQMIRGIIGAVSIPVMAKVRIGHFVEAQILQSLGVDFIDESEVLTPADESFHIDKHSFRIPFVCGAKNLGEALRRVGEGASMIRTKGEAGTGNVVEAVRHARTILGEIRSIQARPVEELMTVARDLQAPYELVRYVHEHGTLPVVNFAAGGVATPADAALMMQLGLDGVFVGSGIFKSGAGDLKQIEKRARAIVKAVTHYNNPDVLAEVSTDLGEAMVGINLDTLEIQQRLATRGW; encoded by the coding sequence ATGACCCAGGATTCCCAGCCGCACCAGACCGCCACGCTGCAGATCAAGACCGGCTTTGCCGAGATGTTCAAGGGCGGCGTCATCATGGACGTCGTCACGCCGGATCAGGCCCGCATCGCCGAGGCCGCCGGCGCCACCGCCGTGATGGCGCTGGAGCGCGTGCCGGCCGACATCCGCAAGGACGGCGGCGTGGCGCGCATGAGCGACCCGCAGATGATCCGCGGCATCATCGGGGCCGTCAGCATTCCGGTGATGGCCAAGGTGCGCATCGGGCACTTCGTGGAGGCGCAGATCCTGCAGTCGCTGGGCGTGGATTTCATTGACGAGTCGGAGGTGCTGACGCCCGCCGACGAGAGCTTCCACATCGACAAGCACAGCTTCCGCATTCCCTTCGTGTGTGGGGCCAAGAACCTGGGCGAGGCGCTGCGCCGCGTGGGCGAGGGCGCCAGCATGATCCGCACCAAGGGCGAGGCCGGCACCGGCAACGTGGTGGAGGCGGTGCGCCATGCCCGCACCATCCTGGGCGAGATCCGCAGCATCCAGGCCCGCCCGGTGGAGGAGCTGATGACGGTGGCCCGCGACCTGCAGGCGCCGTATGAACTGGTGCGCTACGTGCACGAGCACGGCACGCTGCCGGTGGTGAACTTCGCGGCCGGCGGCGTGGCCACCCCCGCCGACGCGGCGCTGATGATGCAGCTGGGGTTGGACGGCGTGTTCGTGGGCAGCGGCATCTTCAAGAGCGGCGCCGGCGACCTGAAGCAGATCGAGAAGCGCGCCCGCGCCATCGTGAAGGCCGTGACGCACTACAACAACCCGGACGTGCTGGCCGAGGTCAGCACCGACCTGGGCGAGGCGATGGTAGGCATCAACCTCGACACGCTGGAGATCCAGCAGCGGCTGGCCACCCGGGGCTGGTGA
- a CDS encoding response regulator transcription factor, producing the protein MVLPPPQPAPFSENGPERHVRRLLLVDDERQILELLDLSLSSHGFEVMTAQSGEAALALARAQRYDLIVLDVLMTPWDGFRTARELKRLSGCPPIVFLSGMSGLSYEEQGLSLGAAYLNKPFRPAQLIEMIWRVLDEES; encoded by the coding sequence ATGGTCCTGCCGCCGCCTCAGCCCGCTCCGTTCTCCGAGAACGGCCCGGAGCGGCACGTGAGGCGGTTGCTGCTGGTGGACGACGAGCGGCAGATCCTGGAGCTGCTGGACCTGAGCCTGAGCAGCCACGGCTTCGAGGTGATGACCGCCCAGAGCGGTGAGGCGGCGCTGGCGCTGGCCCGCGCCCAGCGCTACGACCTGATCGTGCTGGACGTGCTGATGACGCCCTGGGACGGCTTCCGGACCGCCCGAGAACTCAAGCGGCTGAGCGGCTGCCCGCCGATCGTGTTCCTGTCGGGCATGAGCGGCCTGAGCTACGAGGAGCAGGGCCTGTCGCTGGGTGCGGCCTACCTCAACAAGCCGTTCCGCCCGGCGCAGCTGATCGAGATGATCTGGCGGGTGCTGGACGAGGAGAGCTAA
- a CDS encoding LysM peptidoglycan-binding domain-containing M23 family metallopeptidase gives MSNLSRLLALATGPRRMTGLSVLLLSSASVMAGPALPLARYLPDLTLTRELTLERSVQPVTSGHLSVIARPGDTARQIAHSYRLPLSALAPQTSPDRPLPTGAVLDLTLEPAEGRRPTSVDAYVAQPGDTLAGLAARHRLSVTALLSANLTLTSLDRLTVGQTVYIPREPGLLLPIKPGQTVEQLVQAYHADPARVAVANGISLPNELKVGDYLLLPGVLATGFHEQLLARRAEAAEQARLARIQAQYDRYQAQLRQQKRERLQRQYALQQQYDRYQAYLHSPARQALVRRYEQQAQYEAAQRQARQQALAQRPSSSSTVRAASAAGGPGLAWPLRSYRITSRYGEADIEFHKEYFHGGVDLAAPYGTPIYAATAGTVTRSGYGDYGLNVYTDSSPALVIYGHMSRTAVAVGQQVERGQLLGYVGCTGICTGPHLHFEVRLSGQAVDPLALLP, from the coding sequence GTGTCGAACCTCTCACGCCTGCTGGCCCTGGCCACAGGACCCCGCCGGATGACCGGCCTGAGTGTGCTGCTGCTGTCGTCGGCCAGCGTGATGGCGGGCCCTGCCCTGCCGCTGGCGCGCTACCTGCCGGACCTGACGCTCACCCGTGAACTGACGCTGGAACGCAGCGTCCAGCCGGTCACCAGCGGCCACCTGAGCGTTATCGCGCGGCCCGGCGACACGGCCCGGCAGATCGCCCACAGCTACCGGCTGCCGCTCAGCGCACTGGCCCCGCAGACCAGCCCGGACCGTCCACTCCCGACCGGCGCCGTGCTGGACCTGACGCTGGAACCGGCCGAGGGCCGCCGCCCGACCAGCGTGGACGCCTACGTGGCCCAGCCGGGCGACACGCTGGCGGGCCTTGCGGCGCGGCACCGGCTGAGCGTCACGGCGCTGCTGAGCGCGAACCTGACCCTGACCAGCCTGGACCGCCTGACGGTCGGCCAGACGGTCTACATTCCCAGGGAGCCGGGCCTGCTGCTGCCGATCAAGCCGGGCCAGACGGTTGAGCAGCTGGTGCAGGCCTACCACGCCGACCCGGCTCGGGTGGCGGTGGCCAACGGCATCAGCCTGCCGAACGAACTGAAGGTCGGCGATTACCTGCTGCTGCCGGGCGTGCTGGCCACCGGGTTCCATGAGCAGCTGCTGGCCCGCCGCGCCGAGGCGGCCGAGCAGGCGCGGCTGGCCCGGATTCAGGCGCAGTACGACCGCTATCAGGCTCAGCTCCGCCAGCAGAAGCGTGAGCGGCTGCAGCGGCAGTACGCCCTGCAGCAGCAGTACGACCGCTACCAGGCGTACCTGCACAGCCCGGCCCGGCAGGCGCTGGTCCGCCGGTACGAACAGCAGGCCCAGTACGAGGCCGCTCAGCGTCAGGCGCGGCAGCAGGCGCTGGCGCAGCGCCCGTCTAGCAGCAGCACGGTGCGCGCGGCGTCGGCAGCTGGCGGGCCGGGTCTGGCCTGGCCGCTGCGCAGTTACCGCATCACCAGCCGCTATGGCGAGGCCGACATCGAGTTTCACAAGGAGTACTTCCACGGGGGCGTGGACCTGGCCGCTCCGTACGGCACCCCCATTTACGCCGCCACGGCCGGGACCGTCACCCGCAGCGGGTACGGCGATTACGGCCTGAACGTCTACACCGACAGCAGCCCGGCGCTGGTCATCTACGGACACATGAGCCGCACCGCCGTCGCGGTGGGCCAGCAGGTTGAGCGCGGTCAGCTGCTCGGCTACGTGGGCTGCACCGGCATCTGCACCGGGCCACACCTGCACTTCGAGGTGCGCCTGTCGGGTCAGGCCGTGGATCCGCTGGCGCTGCTGCCCTGA
- a CDS encoding serine/threonine-protein kinase, translating to METASLPLDTAPLGGRYTLLARIGEGGSAEVYRVHDTLLDRDVALKIAHGHMPQADRQRFLREIRTLARLSHPGVVAVYDIGEQNGRVYFTMPLLSGGPISLLGPLEDDPASLGHFLTAASFAARALHHVHAAGLVHRDLTPGNILLDAHGLPRIMDFGLVALSEYSRHLTRSGVTLGTPQYMAPEQARGVGVGPWSDLYALGAVLYRAACGSPPFVGDSDQSILFQHVYEEPTDPRELNPAIPDALATVLLGLLAKRREDRPATGEALAAQIALARRDIWARQASGQYRGGRTRSGEHPDGPLNPAALQLAWALPLSGEITWPSAVVGQGPLVAVGTRKGELHLVGASGETREQLPAGDEVTAPATFGAGSVLYGSWDGHLRRASLSAPSSTVLWSHKTRAEITGAPTVWGDRILVSSRDGHLHAVSLKSGELVWAYRASGPVAVSPLVWAGTAIVADEEGWVHAVDAVTGTLLWKVQLQTVHATPALAPLGRDADGREEAALLLATWPGEVHALHLYRQGRAQLNSQEPLLWTYDLEDEIWAAPAICGQNVVVAGWGGQVRALTVRGGDDVWMHRLDGRVTASPVVSGGHVYVASESGELLALAGDSGEVRWRQREAVGVQATPLAAGGALYVAFMDGTLRAYR from the coding sequence ATGGAGACCGCCTCACTGCCGCTGGATACTGCTCCGCTGGGTGGGCGCTACACCCTGCTGGCCCGCATCGGAGAGGGGGGCAGCGCCGAGGTGTACCGGGTTCACGACACCCTGCTGGACCGCGACGTGGCGCTCAAGATTGCCCACGGTCACATGCCGCAGGCGGACCGGCAGCGGTTCCTGCGCGAGATCCGCACGCTGGCCCGGCTGTCGCACCCGGGCGTGGTGGCGGTGTACGACATCGGGGAGCAGAACGGTCGGGTCTACTTCACCATGCCGCTGCTGTCCGGTGGCCCGATCAGCCTGCTGGGGCCGCTGGAGGACGACCCGGCGAGCCTGGGCCACTTCCTGACGGCTGCCTCGTTCGCGGCGCGGGCGCTGCATCATGTCCATGCCGCCGGGCTGGTGCACCGTGACCTGACTCCCGGCAACATCCTGCTGGACGCTCACGGCCTGCCGCGCATCATGGATTTCGGGCTGGTGGCCCTGAGCGAGTACTCGCGTCACCTGACCCGCAGCGGCGTGACGCTGGGCACGCCTCAGTACATGGCCCCCGAGCAGGCCCGGGGCGTGGGGGTCGGTCCCTGGAGCGATCTGTATGCGCTGGGTGCGGTGCTGTACCGGGCTGCCTGCGGCTCGCCGCCGTTTGTGGGCGACAGCGATCAGAGCATCCTGTTCCAGCACGTGTACGAGGAGCCCACCGACCCGCGCGAGCTGAACCCCGCCATCCCGGACGCGCTGGCCACCGTCTTGCTGGGCCTGCTCGCCAAGCGCCGCGAGGACCGCCCGGCCACGGGCGAGGCCCTGGCCGCGCAGATCGCGCTGGCCCGCCGCGACATCTGGGCGCGGCAGGCGTCGGGTCAGTACCGGGGCGGCCGCACCCGCAGCGGCGAACACCCGGACGGTCCGCTGAATCCGGCGGCCCTGCAGCTGGCCTGGGCACTGCCGCTGTCCGGCGAGATCACCTGGCCGTCGGCGGTGGTGGGGCAGGGGCCGCTGGTGGCGGTGGGCACCCGCAAGGGAGAACTGCACCTGGTGGGGGCGAGCGGCGAGACGCGCGAGCAGCTGCCGGCCGGGGACGAGGTGACGGCGCCGGCCACCTTCGGGGCAGGGTCGGTGCTGTACGGGTCCTGGGACGGGCACTTGAGGCGGGCCAGCCTGTCCGCGCCGTCCAGCACGGTGCTGTGGTCCCACAAGACCCGCGCCGAGATCACCGGCGCCCCCACCGTGTGGGGCGACCGGATCCTGGTCAGCTCCCGCGACGGTCATCTGCACGCCGTCAGCCTGAAGAGTGGCGAACTGGTGTGGGCCTACCGGGCCAGCGGGCCGGTGGCGGTCAGCCCGCTGGTGTGGGCCGGCACCGCCATCGTGGCGGACGAGGAAGGCTGGGTCCACGCGGTGGACGCCGTAACCGGCACGCTGCTCTGGAAGGTGCAGCTGCAGACGGTACACGCCACCCCCGCGCTGGCACCGCTGGGCCGCGACGCGGATGGCCGGGAGGAGGCCGCCCTGTTGCTGGCCACCTGGCCCGGCGAGGTGCATGCCCTGCACCTGTACCGCCAGGGCCGCGCTCAGCTGAACAGCCAGGAACCGCTGCTGTGGACCTACGACCTGGAAGATGAGATCTGGGCGGCGCCGGCCATCTGCGGCCAGAACGTGGTCGTGGCCGGCTGGGGCGGGCAGGTGCGGGCGCTGACCGTGCGGGGCGGCGACGACGTGTGGATGCACCGTCTGGACGGACGGGTCACCGCGAGCCCGGTGGTGTCGGGCGGCCATGTGTATGTGGCGTCGGAGTCGGGCGAACTGCTGGCGCTGGCCGGGGACAGCGGCGAGGTGCGCTGGCGGCAGCGCGAGGCGGTGGGGGTGCAGGCCACCCCGCTGGCCGCTGGAGGCGCGCTGTACGTGGCCTTCATGGACGGCACGCTGCGCGCGTACCGCTGA
- a CDS encoding Sec-independent protein translocase subunit TatA/TatB, which yields MPNLGFPEIMIILVVALLIFGPKKLPELGKSLGNGIREFRKGTQGLKDELEGSVRETPVAPARTADQPQTLLIKPAEPVQGAAEEPSRLG from the coding sequence ATGCCGAATCTGGGATTTCCGGAAATCATGATCATTCTGGTGGTGGCGCTGCTGATCTTCGGGCCGAAGAAGCTGCCGGAGCTGGGCAAGAGCCTGGGGAACGGCATCCGCGAGTTCCGCAAGGGCACCCAGGGCCTCAAGGACGAGCTGGAAGGCAGCGTCCGCGAGACGCCTGTGGCCCCGGCCCGGACCGCCGATCAGCCGCAGACGCTGCTGATCAAGCCGGCGGAGCCGGTCCAGGGCGCGGCAGAGGAGCCCAGCCGCCTCGGCTGA
- a CDS encoding transcriptional regulator, translating into MPKKERKRLQVVISDEQDALLTRTAYELSSPERLISKSEVVRLAIEKIAREMGEGEQLDEYRAMLEDEDLRDDG; encoded by the coding sequence ATGCCCAAGAAGGAACGCAAGCGGTTACAGGTGGTGATCAGCGACGAGCAGGACGCGCTGTTGACCAGAACCGCCTATGAACTGTCCAGTCCCGAACGGCTGATCTCCAAGAGCGAGGTCGTGCGGCTGGCCATCGAGAAAATTGCGCGCGAGATGGGCGAGGGCGAGCAACTCGACGAATACCGCGCGATGCTGGAAGACGAGGACCTGCGCGACGACGGCTGA
- the murA gene encoding UDP-N-acetylglucosamine 1-carboxyvinyltransferase → MQLTPLHITGGRPLHGEIAVQPSKNAALPIIVASLLSPEPVTLHGIPRLSDIFTILEIVGHLGTRHAWVGPNSVTLHTPELVSTETPYALVSKMRASFIVMGALLSRAGEATVSMPGGCAFGVRPVDQHVKAFRSYGVELSEEGGNFEARRRGPLRGTYVFEMLTVGATQNAILAAVLGEGQVTLENASIDTDVVDMVNFLNSLGADIQGAGTNTIQVTGVPRLRGGEYRVIPDRIEAGTFMIAAAATRSRLTLTGVRPDHLRALSAKLLEMGVAVLEGRDSLIVDASAGRLQPTNITTVEYPGFPTDIQPQMSALLATVPGTSVVMDKVYADRLTHVVELNRMGAHIVVSEHTQVIQGGALHGAPVKAADIRAGAALVVAALAAEGETVIEGMQYVNRGYERLAERLRSIGAQAYQPEPVLAAAMD, encoded by the coding sequence CTGCAACTCACCCCTCTGCACATCACCGGAGGCCGCCCCCTGCACGGGGAGATCGCGGTTCAACCGAGCAAGAACGCCGCCCTCCCCATCATCGTGGCGAGCCTGCTGAGCCCCGAACCGGTGACGCTGCACGGCATTCCCCGGCTGTCCGACATCTTCACCATCCTGGAGATCGTCGGGCACCTGGGCACGCGCCACGCCTGGGTGGGTCCCAACAGCGTCACGCTGCACACTCCCGAGCTGGTCAGCACCGAGACGCCCTACGCCCTGGTCAGCAAGATGCGCGCCAGCTTTATCGTGATGGGCGCGCTGCTGTCGCGCGCCGGTGAGGCCACCGTCAGCATGCCCGGCGGCTGCGCCTTTGGGGTGCGTCCGGTGGACCAGCACGTCAAGGCGTTCCGCAGCTACGGCGTGGAGCTGAGCGAGGAGGGCGGCAACTTCGAGGCGCGCCGCCGCGGTCCGCTGCGCGGCACCTACGTCTTCGAGATGCTGACGGTGGGCGCCACCCAGAACGCCATCCTGGCCGCGGTGCTGGGCGAGGGTCAGGTGACGCTGGAGAACGCCAGCATCGACACCGACGTGGTGGACATGGTGAACTTCCTGAACAGCCTGGGCGCGGACATCCAGGGGGCCGGCACCAACACCATCCAGGTGACGGGCGTGCCGCGCCTGCGCGGCGGCGAGTACCGGGTGATTCCGGACCGCATTGAGGCCGGCACCTTCATGATCGCGGCGGCGGCCACCCGTAGCCGCCTGACCCTGACCGGCGTGCGCCCCGACCATCTGCGCGCGCTGAGCGCCAAGCTGCTGGAGATGGGCGTGGCGGTGCTGGAAGGCCGCGACAGCCTGATCGTGGACGCGAGCGCGGGCCGCCTGCAGCCGACCAACATCACCACCGTGGAGTACCCCGGCTTTCCCACCGACATCCAGCCGCAGATGAGCGCGCTGCTGGCCACTGTGCCCGGCACCAGCGTGGTGATGGACAAGGTGTACGCCGACCGGCTGACCCACGTGGTGGAGCTGAACCGCATGGGCGCGCACATCGTGGTGAGCGAGCACACCCAGGTGATTCAGGGCGGCGCCCTGCACGGCGCGCCGGTCAAGGCCGCCGACATCCGGGCCGGTGCCGCGCTGGTGGTGGCCGCGCTGGCCGCCGAGGGCGAGACCGTCATCGAGGGCATGCAGTACGTGAACCGGGGCTACGAGCGCCTGGCCGAGCGGCTGCGCAGCATCGGGGCCCAGGCGTACCAGCCGGAGCCGGTGCTGGCCGCCGCGATGGACTGA